The following coding sequences lie in one Pontibacter sp. G13 genomic window:
- a CDS encoding DUF4266 domain-containing protein gives MNNGIRRGGYVLLFATIMACFSSCVSVASYQRMYLNDRDMALGNNPIQHFEDAQLNYREGATGANGASSGGGCGCN, from the coding sequence ATGAATAATGGAATTCGACGAGGCGGATATGTGCTGCTGTTTGCGACCATCATGGCTTGTTTTTCAAGCTGTGTGAGCGTCGCGAGTTACCAGCGCATGTACCTCAATGACCGAGATATGGCACTCGGCAACAATCCGATCCAGCATTTCGAGGATGCACAGTTGAATTATCGGGAAGGTGCCACCGGAGCCAATGGTGCGTCTTCCGGAGGAGGATGTGGCTGCAATTGA
- a CDS encoding T9SS type A sorting domain-containing protein, whose product MKHVDMKSAPFFLAIFLLSALNIQAQSYRDFQQVDIEKTHIDLTDVTVLDSIIYVAPVDGEMLAKFDGYVVGDFGDRIIVAVNDDPSYSVNDGHVGVIAADPDHNHTAFAHTRAYSMSQGDTMTFYAVGHNYVNTQGSGIASIYGHLTLDFMPDNEGQLKFSPANLSFLDVTAPKVLAAAFVTVPESGKVITSFEGQAYIEDGDRIVFAASNDTMWAPNSGAVSLEQLDIPSPIVPYMHSRTYEVEPGQHAYRGIVHNYVETDGTGVASIYGSLVAKYIPNSSETVVEYKSFEKTSIDISSVQSLAGININAPAPGKILVQMNGVAVADSGDLIVMAATMDGNWTPNSGNVSIEVPSPDVNRRCFTHTRVFDVSAGFHNLQVIAQNYVETDGTGIASFYGNMSVEYIATGAVSITPTIASLTIAPNPTTGRILISDLPADLGHQGMIRVLDLQGKQHQLNRLAVGKQVEVDLSSLPVGVYVIQILNADRALVAQEKVVRMNR is encoded by the coding sequence ATGAAACACGTAGACATGAAATCAGCCCCATTTTTCCTTGCGATCTTCTTGCTCTCAGCACTGAATATTCAAGCCCAGAGCTATCGCGATTTCCAGCAGGTTGACATCGAGAAGACCCATATCGATTTGACTGACGTAACCGTCCTGGACAGCATCATATATGTAGCTCCCGTAGACGGTGAGATGCTCGCCAAATTTGACGGGTACGTAGTCGGAGACTTTGGAGATCGTATTATCGTTGCTGTGAATGATGATCCTTCCTACTCGGTAAATGACGGGCATGTAGGCGTCATCGCGGCTGACCCGGATCACAATCACACGGCTTTTGCACATACCAGAGCATATTCCATGTCTCAGGGAGACACGATGACCTTTTACGCGGTTGGCCACAACTATGTCAATACGCAGGGTAGTGGAATTGCCTCGATCTATGGCCATCTCACCCTCGACTTCATGCCGGACAATGAAGGCCAACTGAAGTTCTCTCCAGCCAACCTGAGCTTCTTGGATGTCACAGCCCCCAAGGTGTTGGCGGCAGCATTCGTGACCGTTCCAGAGTCTGGCAAGGTGATCACTTCCTTCGAAGGCCAAGCCTACATTGAAGATGGAGACCGCATTGTATTCGCAGCATCCAATGACACGATGTGGGCCCCCAATTCAGGAGCCGTCTCCCTCGAACAACTGGACATTCCTTCCCCCATCGTGCCCTACATGCATTCTCGTACTTACGAGGTAGAACCCGGTCAGCATGCATATCGCGGAATCGTCCACAACTACGTGGAGACAGATGGTACTGGAGTTGCCTCCATCTATGGGAGTTTGGTCGCCAAATACATTCCCAACTCTTCGGAAACCGTGGTGGAGTACAAGTCCTTCGAAAAAACGAGTATTGATATCTCCTCCGTCCAATCCTTGGCTGGGATCAATATCAACGCTCCGGCACCGGGCAAGATCTTGGTACAGATGAATGGCGTAGCAGTGGCTGATTCAGGGGACCTGATTGTGATGGCTGCTACCATGGATGGAAACTGGACTCCCAACAGTGGAAACGTCAGCATCGAGGTTCCTTCCCCCGACGTGAATCGCCGCTGTTTCACCCACACACGGGTATTCGATGTGTCAGCAGGTTTCCACAATCTGCAGGTGATTGCGCAAAATTATGTCGAGACAGATGGTACAGGCATCGCGAGCTTCTACGGCAACATGTCAGTCGAATACATCGCGACAGGTGCTGTATCCATTACGCCCACGATCGCAAGCTTGACGATCGCACCCAACCCGACGACAGGACGAATCTTGATCTCCGATCTCCCCGCAGATCTAGGTCATCAAGGTATGATCCGGGTATTGGATCTTCAAGGAAAGCAACACCAGTTGAACCGGTTGGCAGTGGGCAAGCAAGTTGAGGTGGATCTTTCCAGCTTGCCGGTAGGGGTTTATGTGATTCAAATCCTGAATGCCGATCGTGCACTGGTGGCACAAGAAAAGGTGGTGAGAATGAATCGTTGA
- a CDS encoding DUF3570 domain-containing protein: MWKSATDSFACMCVLLSMLAFPITGQAQSSRGDSLQPALPVDVDFLFNYYEQEGVHSAVTGGIGSEELTDFASQVHVFAPLDSFQALQVQASLNHYTSASTDRIDSYVSSASRRDSRTSLVMGYQQKDRSTPLTWGVRGGMGIESDYFSSSLGGTVDWSPVNGSRSWTLDAQAYWDRWIVIYPEELRELGLVSVPTDKRRSYSLSFTLNQIINPRLQASITGAWVLQQGLLSTPFHRVYRTPSDSLPTIERLPTSRFKFPIGIRANYFAWDFLVLRGYYRLYLDTFDLLAHSMELETPIKLGNAFTIAPFVRYHIQQGSKFFAPYQEHDPSSAYYTSDYDLSGFSSTKWGAQITIAPAFGLMRFRSSPRKMGMFRSLDLRGSRYDRSDGLNAWTLSLGMNWQL, encoded by the coding sequence ATGTGGAAAAGCGCTACTGATTCCTTCGCCTGCATGTGCGTGCTGTTGAGCATGTTGGCTTTCCCCATCACGGGCCAAGCCCAATCGAGCCGCGGAGACTCCCTCCAACCGGCATTGCCTGTGGATGTGGATTTTCTCTTCAATTACTACGAACAAGAAGGGGTGCACTCGGCGGTGACGGGCGGCATCGGATCGGAGGAATTGACCGATTTTGCCTCTCAAGTGCATGTATTTGCCCCGCTCGATAGCTTTCAGGCGCTCCAAGTGCAAGCGTCCCTCAATCACTACACCTCGGCCTCTACGGACCGGATTGACAGCTATGTCTCTTCCGCCTCCCGTCGTGATAGCCGTACTTCGTTGGTCATGGGGTACCAGCAAAAGGATCGTTCAACCCCCTTGACTTGGGGAGTCAGAGGCGGCATGGGCATCGAGTCGGACTATTTCTCTTCGTCGTTGGGGGGTACAGTAGATTGGAGCCCCGTCAATGGCAGTAGGTCTTGGACTCTGGATGCGCAGGCGTATTGGGATCGCTGGATCGTCATCTATCCAGAAGAACTACGAGAACTGGGGCTGGTATCCGTCCCGACCGACAAGCGCAGATCGTATTCACTGAGTTTTACCCTCAACCAAATCATCAATCCACGGCTTCAGGCATCTATCACAGGTGCATGGGTGCTCCAGCAAGGACTACTCAGTACACCGTTCCATCGGGTATACCGGACGCCTTCCGATTCCCTTCCAACCATCGAAAGGCTCCCGACCTCACGATTCAAGTTTCCGATTGGGATTCGTGCCAACTATTTCGCTTGGGATTTTCTCGTGCTACGGGGTTATTATCGGTTGTATTTGGATACCTTCGACTTATTGGCACATAGCATGGAATTGGAGACTCCCATCAAACTGGGGAATGCCTTCACAATTGCGCCATTCGTGAGATATCATATTCAGCAAGGCTCCAAATTTTTTGCCCCCTATCAGGAACACGATCCGTCATCGGCCTATTACACGTCGGATTACGACCTATCGGGATTCAGCAGTACCAAATGGGGGGCTCAGATTACGATTGCGCCTGCGTTCGGGTTGATGCGTTTCCGGAGCAGCCCGCGCAAGATGGGCATGTTCCGCAGCCTTGACCTCCGTGGGTCGAGGTATGATCGCTCGGATGGGTTGAATGCTTGGACCCTGAGTCTTGGGATGAATTGGCAGCTGTAG
- a CDS encoding NrtR DNA-binding winged helix domain-containing protein: protein MSEVPESKLNSLSIDCVIFGFEDAQIKLLLIQRELDPHRGSWSLPGGFIKMEEGIHAASERILKEMTGVDNLYLEQLGAFGEVDRYPLKRVVTIAYYALIKPGNYTLNPGPDASEARWFPLEECPPLPFDHPDILQSAINTLQWKVQHQPIGFNLLPEKFTLLQLQELYEAILQVKLDKPNFRRKFTRLDLLEPLDEYQKAVSHRAARLYRFDEAKYKELTETGFSLRELRLMGG from the coding sequence ATGTCAGAAGTCCCGGAATCCAAACTCAACTCATTATCCATCGACTGCGTGATCTTCGGATTCGAAGATGCCCAGATCAAACTCCTCCTGATTCAACGAGAACTGGACCCTCATCGGGGGAGCTGGTCCTTGCCGGGCGGATTCATCAAAATGGAGGAGGGAATTCATGCGGCTTCTGAGCGTATCCTCAAGGAGATGACTGGGGTAGACAATCTCTACCTTGAGCAACTGGGCGCCTTTGGGGAAGTGGATCGTTATCCGCTCAAACGCGTCGTCACTATCGCCTACTATGCCTTGATCAAGCCCGGCAATTACACCTTGAATCCGGGACCGGATGCGTCTGAGGCCCGCTGGTTTCCTTTGGAGGAATGCCCTCCCCTCCCCTTTGACCACCCGGATATCCTCCAATCGGCCATCAACACCCTACAGTGGAAGGTCCAGCATCAGCCGATCGGATTCAACCTTTTGCCTGAGAAGTTCACCCTGCTTCAGCTTCAGGAGCTCTATGAAGCGATCTTGCAAGTGAAACTGGACAAGCCCAACTTCCGGCGGAAATTCACCAGACTCGATCTACTTGAACCCTTGGACGAATATCAAAAGGCCGTCTCCCACCGTGCGGCCAGGCTTTACCGATTCGATGAAGCCAAATACAAGGAGTTGACTGAAACTGGCTTCTCGCTCCGAGAACTTCGCCTCATGGGCGGATGA